One genomic window of Arvicanthis niloticus isolate mArvNil1 chromosome 24, mArvNil1.pat.X, whole genome shotgun sequence includes the following:
- the Oas3 gene encoding 2'-5'-oligoadenylate synthase 3 isoform X1, protein MDLYHTPARALDKLVAHSLHPAPDFTAAVRSALGSLDIALRELGARGSQGPRVIRITKGGAYARGTALRGGTDVEIVIFLSCFRSFEDQKTCPTETLSAMQTLLQSWGGHPGPGLTFEFSEPKASGILQFRLASADQENWIDVSLLPAFDVLGQPRSGVKPTPNVYSSLLSSCCHAGEYSACFTELRKNFVNTRPAKLKNLILLVKHWYRQVQTQTVRATLPPSYALELLAIFAWEQGCRKDTFSLAQGLRTVLALIQHNQYLCIFWMENYSFEDPVVGEFLRRQLKRPRPVILDPADPTWDVGNGTAWRWDVLAKEAESNFSQQCFKQASGVLVQPWEGPGLPCAGISDLGHPIHQGPKQALEDKKVHLAVQPKERSLKPSNSAPGLPEAATKILATPDPSVSKTRKSLKKARHPKTVSETVLNNISRHAGIAQSTASSNTPPGRSNISTAGSGTVPDLSQIPSKDLDSFIQDHLRPSPQFQQQVRQAIDTILCCLREKSVHKVLRVSKGGSFGRGTDLRGSCDVELVIFYKTLGDFKGHKSHQAEILCDMQAQLQRWCQNPVPGLSLQFIEQKPNVLQLQLVSTDLSSWVDLSVLPAFDAVGPLKSGAKPQPQVYSSLLSSGCQAGEHAACFAELRRNFINTRPPKLKSLMLLVKQWYRQVVNRYKGGEAAGDALPPAYALELLTIFAWEQGCGEQKFSLAEGLRTILRLVQQHQSLCVYWTVNYSVQDPAIRSHLSQLLKVRPLVLDPADPTWNVGQGSWKLLAQEAASLESQVYLQSGDGTLTPPWDVMPALLHQTLAEDLDKFISEFLQPNRHFLTQVKRAVDTICSFLKENCFRNSTVKVLKVVKGGSSAKGTALQGHSDADLVVFLSCFHQFSEQGSHRAEIISEIQAQLEACQQKQSFDVKFEISKRKNPRVLSFTLTSRTLLDQSVDFDVLPAFDALGQLRSGSRPDPQVYIDLIHSHNNAGEFSTCFTELQRDFISSRPTKLKSLIRLVKHWYQQCKKTFKGKGSLPPQHGLELLTVYAWEQGGQNSQFNMAEGFRTVLELIGQYRQLCVYWTINYSAEDKTVGDFLKMQLQKPRPVILDPADPTGNLGHNARWDLLAKEAAAYTSALCCVDRDGNPIKPWPVKVRGM, encoded by the exons ATGGACCTGTACCACACACCAGCCAGAGCTCTGGACAAGCTGGTGGCCCACAGCCTGCACCCAGCCCCTGACTTCACAGCAGCCGTACGCAGTGCTCTGGGGTCCCTGGACATCGCCCTACGGGAGCTCGGAGCCAGAGGGTCACAGGGACCAAGGGTGATAAGGATCACCAAG GGAGGAGCCTATGCCCGAGGTACAGCTCTCAGGGGTGGCACCGATGTTGAAATCGTCATCTTCCTCAGCTGTTTCAGGAGCTTTGAGGACCAGAAGACCTGTCCCACGGAGACCCTGAGTGCCATGCAAACGTTGCTGCAGTCCTGGGGGGGCCACCCTGGGCCTGGCTTGACTTTTGAGTTTTCTGAGCCAAAGGCATCCGGGATCCTACAGTTTCGTCTGGCATCAGCAGACCAAGAAAACTGGATAGATGTTagcctgctgcctgcctttgaTGTCCTAG GACAGCCCCGCTCTGGAGTCAAGCCAACACCCAACGTGTACTCCTCCCTCCTCAGCAGCTGCTGCCATGCCGGAGAGTACTCTGCCTGCTTCACAGAGCTCCGAAAGAACTTTGTGAACACTCGCCCAGCCAAGCTCAAGAACTTAATCCTGCTGGTTAAACACTGGTACCGCCAG gtgCAGACACAGACCGTGAGAGCCACACTGCCCCCCAGCTACGCCCTGGAGTTACTCGCCATCTTTGCCTGGGAGCAGGGCTGTAGGAAGGACACCTTCAGCTTGGCCCAAGGGCTCCGGACCGTCCTGGCCTTGATCCAACACAACCAGTACCTCTGCATTTTCTGGATGGAAAACTACAGCTTCGAGGACCCTGTGGTTGGGGAGTTCTTGCGAAGGCAGCTAAAGAGACCCAG GCCTGTGATCCTGGACCCAGCTGACCCAACGTGGGACGTGGGCAATGGGACAGCCTGGCGCTGGGATGTGCTGGCCAAGGAGGCAGAATCCAACTTTAGCCAGCAGTGCTTCAAGCAGGCCTCAGGAGTCCTTGTGCAGCCTTGGGAGGGGCCG GGCCTTCCATGTGCTGGAATCTCAGATTTGGGCCACCCTATCCATCAAGGACCTAAACAGGCCCTTGAAGACAAAAAAGTCCACCTTGCTGTTCAGCCAAAGGAAAGGAGCCTAAAGCCTTCAAATTCAGCTCCAGGACTCCCAGAAGCAGCCACCAAGATCCTTGCTACGCCAGACCCATCAGTCAGTAAAACCCGCAAGAGCCTCAAGAAAGCAAGGCACCCAAAGACTGTCAGTGAAACAGTGTTGAATAATATCTCACGTCACGCTGGGATCGCCCAGAGCACAGCGTCCTCAAACACACCTCCTGGCCGCTCTAACATCTCCACCGCTGGGTCAGGGACAGTCCCAGATCTGTCACAGATCCCCAGCAAGGATCTAGACTCCTTCATCCAGGACCACCTTAGGCCAAGTCCCCAGTTCCAGCAGCAGGTGAGGCAGGCCATCGACACCATCCTGTGCTGCCTCCGGGAGAAGAGTGTACACAAAGTCTTGAGGGTCAGCAAG GGTGGTTCATTCGGCCGTGGCACAGACCTCAGGGGCAGCTGTGATGTGGAGCTGGTCATCTTTTATAAAACCCTTGGGGACTTCAAGGGCCACAAATCCCACCAGGCAGAGATCCTGTGTGACATGCAGGCCCAGCTGCAGCGCTGGTGTCAGAACCCGGTGCCTGGATTGAGCCTCCAGTTTATTGAACAGAAGCCCAACGTTCTGCAGCTCCAGTTGGTATCCACCGACCTCAGCAGCTGGGTAGACCTCAGTGTGCTGCCCGCTTTTGATGCTGTGG GACCACTGAAGTCCGGCGCCAAACCTCAGCCCCAGGTGTACTCCTCCCTCCTCAGCAGCGGCTGCCAGGCCGGGGAACACGCAGCCTGCTTCGCAGAGCTCCGAAGGAACTTCATAAACACTCGCCCTCCCAAACTTAAGAGCCTGATGTTACTGGTCAAACAATGGTACCGCCAG GTTGTCAATCGATATAAAGGAGGAGAGGCAGCAGGCGATGCTCTGCCCCCAGCCTACGCCCTGGAGCTCCTGACCATCTTTGCCTGGGAACAGGGCTGTGGAGAGCAAAAGTTCAGCCTGGCTGAAGGCCTGCGGACCATCCTGAGGCTGGTCCAGCAGCACCAGTCACTCTGTGTCTACTGGACGGTCAACTACAGCGTGCAGGACCCGGCCATCAGATCACACCTCAGCCAGCTTCTGAAAGTCAG GCCTCTAGTCCTGGACCCTGCAGATCCCACCTGGAATGTGGGCCAGGGCAGCTGGAAGCTGTTAGCTCAGGAGGCAGCTTCCCTGGAGTCACAAGTCTACCTTCAGAGTGGGGATGGGACTCTGACGCCACCCTGGGATGTGATG CCAGCCCTCCTTCACCAAACCCTGGCTGAGGACCTGGACAAGTTCATCAGTGAATTCCTCCAGCCCAACCGCCATTTCCTGACTCAGGTGAAGagagcagtggacaccatatGTTCCTTCCTGAAGGAAAACTGCTTCCGGAACTCTACCGTCAAGGTGCTCAAAGTGGTCAAG GGTGGGTCTTCTGCCAAAGGCACGGCTCTACAAGGGCACTCGGATGCTGACCTGGTGGTGTTCCTGAGCTGCTTCCACCAGTTCTCTGAGCAAGGCAGCCATCGGGCAGAGATCATCTCGGAGATCCAGGCTCAGCTGGAGGCGTGTCAGCAGAAGCAGAGCTTCGATGTCAAGTTTGAAATCTCCAAGAGGAAGAACCCCCGAGTACTCAGCTTCACACTGACATCCCGGACGCTGCTGGACCAGAGTGTGGACTTTGACGTGCTGCCAGCCTTCGATGCTCTTG GCCAGCTGAGGTCTGGCTCTCGGCCTGATCCCCAGGTCTACATAGACCTTATCCACAGCCACAATAATGCGGGAGAGTTCTCTACCTGTTTCACGGAACTACAGAGGGACTTCATTAGCTCCCGTCCCACCAAACTCAAGAGCCTGATCCGCCTGGTGAAACACTGGTACCAACAG TGTAAGAAGACGTTCAAGGGGAAGGGTTCCTTGCCCCCCCAGCACGGGCTGGAGCTCCTGACTGTGTACGCCTGGGAGCAAGGCGGCCAGAACTCCCAGTTCAACATGGCGGAGGGCTTCCGCACTGTTCTGGAGCTGATTGGTCAGTACCGTCAGCTGTGTGTCTATTGGACCATCAACTACAGTGCAGAAGACAAGACCGTGGGTGACTTCCTGAAGATGCAGCTTCAGAAGCCCAG GCCTGTCATCCTGGACCCAGCTGACCCGACAGGCAACCTGGGCCACAATGCCCGCTGGGACCTGCTTGCTAAGGAGGCTGCGGCCTACACATCTGCCCTGTGCTGCGTGGACAGGGACGGCAACCCCATCAAGCCATGGCCGGTAAAGGTAAGGGGCATGTGA
- the Oas3 gene encoding 2'-5'-oligoadenylate synthase 3 isoform X2: protein MDLYHTPARALDKLVAHSLHPAPDFTAAVRSALGSLDIALRELGARGSQGPRVIRITKGGAYARGTALRGGTDVEIVIFLSCFRSFEDQKTCPTETLSAMQTLLQSWGGHPGPGLTFEFSEPKASGILQFRLASADQENWIDVSLLPAFDVLGQPRSGVKPTPNVYSSLLSSCCHAGEYSACFTELRKNFVNTRPAKLKNLILLVKHWYRQVQTQTVRATLPPSYALELLAIFAWEQGCRKDTFSLAQGLRTVLALIQHNQYLCIFWMENYSFEDPVVGEFLRRQLKRPRPVILDPADPTWDVGNGTAWRWDVLAKEAESNFSQQCFKQASGVLVQPWEGPGLPCAGISDLGHPIHQGPKQALEDKKVHLAVQPKERSLKPSNSAPGLPEAATKILATPDPSVSKTRKSLKKARHPKTVSETVLNNISRHAGIAQSTASSNTPPGRSNISTAGSGTVPDLSQIPSKDLDSFIQDHLRPSPQFQQQVRQAIDTILCCLREKSVHKVLRVSKGGSFGRGTDLRGSCDVELVIFYKTLGDFKGHKSHQAEILCDMQAQLQRWCQNPVPGLSLQFIEQKPNVLQLQLVSTDLSSWVDLSVLPAFDAVGPLKSGAKPQPQVYSSLLSSGCQAGEHAACFAELRRNFINTRPPKLKSLMLLVKQWYRQVVNRYKGGEAAGDALPPAYALELLTIFAWEQGCGEQKFSLAEGLRTILRLVQQHQSLCVYWTVNYSVQDPAIRSHLSQLLKVRPLVLDPADPTWNVGQGSWKLLAQEAASLESQVYLQSGDGTLTPPWDVMPALLHQTLAEDLDKFISEFLQPNRHFLTQVKRAVDTICSFLKENCFRNSTVKVLKVVKGGSSAKGTALQGHSDADLVVFLSCFHQFSEQGSHRAEIISEIQAQLEACQQKQSFDVKFEISKRKNPRVLSFTLTSRTLLDQSVDFDVLPAFDALGQLRSGSRPDPQVYIDLIHSHNNAGEFSTCFTELQRDFISSRPTKLKSLIRLVKHWYQQCKKTFKGKGSLPPQHGLELLTVYAWEQGGQNSQFNMAEGFRTVLELIGQYRQLCVYWTINYSAEDKTVGDFLKMQLQKPRPVILDPADPTGNLGHNARWDLLAKEAAAYTSALCCVDRDGNPIKPWPVKAAV, encoded by the exons ATGGACCTGTACCACACACCAGCCAGAGCTCTGGACAAGCTGGTGGCCCACAGCCTGCACCCAGCCCCTGACTTCACAGCAGCCGTACGCAGTGCTCTGGGGTCCCTGGACATCGCCCTACGGGAGCTCGGAGCCAGAGGGTCACAGGGACCAAGGGTGATAAGGATCACCAAG GGAGGAGCCTATGCCCGAGGTACAGCTCTCAGGGGTGGCACCGATGTTGAAATCGTCATCTTCCTCAGCTGTTTCAGGAGCTTTGAGGACCAGAAGACCTGTCCCACGGAGACCCTGAGTGCCATGCAAACGTTGCTGCAGTCCTGGGGGGGCCACCCTGGGCCTGGCTTGACTTTTGAGTTTTCTGAGCCAAAGGCATCCGGGATCCTACAGTTTCGTCTGGCATCAGCAGACCAAGAAAACTGGATAGATGTTagcctgctgcctgcctttgaTGTCCTAG GACAGCCCCGCTCTGGAGTCAAGCCAACACCCAACGTGTACTCCTCCCTCCTCAGCAGCTGCTGCCATGCCGGAGAGTACTCTGCCTGCTTCACAGAGCTCCGAAAGAACTTTGTGAACACTCGCCCAGCCAAGCTCAAGAACTTAATCCTGCTGGTTAAACACTGGTACCGCCAG gtgCAGACACAGACCGTGAGAGCCACACTGCCCCCCAGCTACGCCCTGGAGTTACTCGCCATCTTTGCCTGGGAGCAGGGCTGTAGGAAGGACACCTTCAGCTTGGCCCAAGGGCTCCGGACCGTCCTGGCCTTGATCCAACACAACCAGTACCTCTGCATTTTCTGGATGGAAAACTACAGCTTCGAGGACCCTGTGGTTGGGGAGTTCTTGCGAAGGCAGCTAAAGAGACCCAG GCCTGTGATCCTGGACCCAGCTGACCCAACGTGGGACGTGGGCAATGGGACAGCCTGGCGCTGGGATGTGCTGGCCAAGGAGGCAGAATCCAACTTTAGCCAGCAGTGCTTCAAGCAGGCCTCAGGAGTCCTTGTGCAGCCTTGGGAGGGGCCG GGCCTTCCATGTGCTGGAATCTCAGATTTGGGCCACCCTATCCATCAAGGACCTAAACAGGCCCTTGAAGACAAAAAAGTCCACCTTGCTGTTCAGCCAAAGGAAAGGAGCCTAAAGCCTTCAAATTCAGCTCCAGGACTCCCAGAAGCAGCCACCAAGATCCTTGCTACGCCAGACCCATCAGTCAGTAAAACCCGCAAGAGCCTCAAGAAAGCAAGGCACCCAAAGACTGTCAGTGAAACAGTGTTGAATAATATCTCACGTCACGCTGGGATCGCCCAGAGCACAGCGTCCTCAAACACACCTCCTGGCCGCTCTAACATCTCCACCGCTGGGTCAGGGACAGTCCCAGATCTGTCACAGATCCCCAGCAAGGATCTAGACTCCTTCATCCAGGACCACCTTAGGCCAAGTCCCCAGTTCCAGCAGCAGGTGAGGCAGGCCATCGACACCATCCTGTGCTGCCTCCGGGAGAAGAGTGTACACAAAGTCTTGAGGGTCAGCAAG GGTGGTTCATTCGGCCGTGGCACAGACCTCAGGGGCAGCTGTGATGTGGAGCTGGTCATCTTTTATAAAACCCTTGGGGACTTCAAGGGCCACAAATCCCACCAGGCAGAGATCCTGTGTGACATGCAGGCCCAGCTGCAGCGCTGGTGTCAGAACCCGGTGCCTGGATTGAGCCTCCAGTTTATTGAACAGAAGCCCAACGTTCTGCAGCTCCAGTTGGTATCCACCGACCTCAGCAGCTGGGTAGACCTCAGTGTGCTGCCCGCTTTTGATGCTGTGG GACCACTGAAGTCCGGCGCCAAACCTCAGCCCCAGGTGTACTCCTCCCTCCTCAGCAGCGGCTGCCAGGCCGGGGAACACGCAGCCTGCTTCGCAGAGCTCCGAAGGAACTTCATAAACACTCGCCCTCCCAAACTTAAGAGCCTGATGTTACTGGTCAAACAATGGTACCGCCAG GTTGTCAATCGATATAAAGGAGGAGAGGCAGCAGGCGATGCTCTGCCCCCAGCCTACGCCCTGGAGCTCCTGACCATCTTTGCCTGGGAACAGGGCTGTGGAGAGCAAAAGTTCAGCCTGGCTGAAGGCCTGCGGACCATCCTGAGGCTGGTCCAGCAGCACCAGTCACTCTGTGTCTACTGGACGGTCAACTACAGCGTGCAGGACCCGGCCATCAGATCACACCTCAGCCAGCTTCTGAAAGTCAG GCCTCTAGTCCTGGACCCTGCAGATCCCACCTGGAATGTGGGCCAGGGCAGCTGGAAGCTGTTAGCTCAGGAGGCAGCTTCCCTGGAGTCACAAGTCTACCTTCAGAGTGGGGATGGGACTCTGACGCCACCCTGGGATGTGATG CCAGCCCTCCTTCACCAAACCCTGGCTGAGGACCTGGACAAGTTCATCAGTGAATTCCTCCAGCCCAACCGCCATTTCCTGACTCAGGTGAAGagagcagtggacaccatatGTTCCTTCCTGAAGGAAAACTGCTTCCGGAACTCTACCGTCAAGGTGCTCAAAGTGGTCAAG GGTGGGTCTTCTGCCAAAGGCACGGCTCTACAAGGGCACTCGGATGCTGACCTGGTGGTGTTCCTGAGCTGCTTCCACCAGTTCTCTGAGCAAGGCAGCCATCGGGCAGAGATCATCTCGGAGATCCAGGCTCAGCTGGAGGCGTGTCAGCAGAAGCAGAGCTTCGATGTCAAGTTTGAAATCTCCAAGAGGAAGAACCCCCGAGTACTCAGCTTCACACTGACATCCCGGACGCTGCTGGACCAGAGTGTGGACTTTGACGTGCTGCCAGCCTTCGATGCTCTTG GCCAGCTGAGGTCTGGCTCTCGGCCTGATCCCCAGGTCTACATAGACCTTATCCACAGCCACAATAATGCGGGAGAGTTCTCTACCTGTTTCACGGAACTACAGAGGGACTTCATTAGCTCCCGTCCCACCAAACTCAAGAGCCTGATCCGCCTGGTGAAACACTGGTACCAACAG TGTAAGAAGACGTTCAAGGGGAAGGGTTCCTTGCCCCCCCAGCACGGGCTGGAGCTCCTGACTGTGTACGCCTGGGAGCAAGGCGGCCAGAACTCCCAGTTCAACATGGCGGAGGGCTTCCGCACTGTTCTGGAGCTGATTGGTCAGTACCGTCAGCTGTGTGTCTATTGGACCATCAACTACAGTGCAGAAGACAAGACCGTGGGTGACTTCCTGAAGATGCAGCTTCAGAAGCCCAG GCCTGTCATCCTGGACCCAGCTGACCCGACAGGCAACCTGGGCCACAATGCCCGCTGGGACCTGCTTGCTAAGGAGGCTGCGGCCTACACATCTGCCCTGTGCTGCGTGGACAGGGACGGCAACCCCATCAAGCCATGGCCGGTAAAG GCCGCTGTGTGA